One segment of Anguilla anguilla isolate fAngAng1 chromosome 1, fAngAng1.pri, whole genome shotgun sequence DNA contains the following:
- the mta1 gene encoding metastasis-associated protein MTA1, which yields MGPRVAVAAAASRQIARGSTDGRIAVSPAESDAPQFQLCCALGCCEASLLKCHWDTSGNNGIFDLVSAGEMEEDMENPEIIDLPEKQKHQLRHRELFLSRQLESLPATHIRGKCCVTLLNETEALKSYLDREDTFFYSLVYDPQQKTLLADKGEIRVGNKYQADITDLLKEGEEDDRDQAKLEDRVWDPSSQLTEKQIDQFLVVARSVGTFARALDCSSSVRQPSLHMSAAAASRDITLFHAMDTLHKTGYDMSRAIAALVPQGGPVLCRDEMEEWSASEANLFEEALEKYGKDFTDIQQDFLPWKSLTSIIEYYYMWKTTDRYVQQKRLKAAEAESKLKQVYIPNYNKPNPNQLNVNNVKPGLVNGAGAVPGPPGPPGPPGPPGQTAGLGRACESCYTTSSYQWYSWGPPNMQCRLCASCWTYWKKYGGLKMPTRLDGERPGPNRSSISPHGLPLRHSGSPKFAVKTRQAFYLQTSQLTRAARRVCQDLLRPRYLARHPYLPVNTTAIKAECAVRLPEMPKNPVPSKQSVRKPLESVVRYLEAHPCPLKADPPRGPTISTGSLTPIKSSPILNNGSPTILGKRTYEQHNGLDGAKPKALTPQWEIVSKRTSVAPQEEVHELD from the exons ATGGGACCCagggtggcggtggcggcggcggcctccCGCCAAATCGCGCGGGGATCCACAGACGGCCGAATCGCCGTCTCCCCGGCTGAGAGTGACGCT CCACAGTTTCAGTTGTGCTGTGCTCTGGGTTGCTGTGAAGCATCCTTACTGAAATGCCACTGGGACACTAGCGGTAATAACGGCATATTTGACCTTGTATCTGCaggggagatggaggaggacaTGGAAAACCCCGAAATCATCGACCTcccagagaaacagaaacaccagctgagacacagagagctcTTCCTGTCCCGCCAGCTCGAATCTTTACCCGCCACACACATCAG GGGTAAGTGCTGCGTCACCCTGCTGAACGAGACAGAGGCCCTCAAGTCCTACCTGGACCGGGAG GACACATTCTTCTACTCCCTGGTATACGACCCCCAGCAGAAGACCCTCCTGGCAGACAAGGGCGAGATCCGCGTGGGGAACAAGTACCAAGCGGACATCACCGACCTCCTCAAAGAGG GTGAGGAGGACGACAGGGACCAGGCCAAACTGGAGGACAGGGTGTGGGACCCCAGCAGCCAGTTAACGGAGAAGCAGATTGACCAGTTCCTGGTGGTGGCTCG gtCAGTGGGTACCTTTGCCCGGGCGTTGGACTGCAGCAGCTCGGTCCGGCAGCCCAGTCTACACATGAGCGCCGCTGCGGCCTCTCGCGACATTACGCTG tTTCACGCCATGGACACCCTGCACAAGACCGGGTACGACATGTCCCGGGCCATCGCGGCGCTGGTGCCCCAGGGGGGGCCCGTCCTCTGCCGGGACGAGATGGAGGAGTGGAGCGCCTCGGAGGCCAACCTGTTCGAGGAGGCGCTGGAGAAGTACGGGAAGGACTTCACCGACATCCAGCAGGACTTC CTCCCGTGGAAGTCGCTCACGAGTATTATCGAGTACTACTACATGTGGAAGACCACCGACAGATACGTGCAGCAG AAACGGTTAAAAGCAGCTGAAGCCGAGAGCAAGCTCAAGCAAGTCTACATCCCCAACTA CAACAAGCCCAACCCAAACCAGCTGAACGTGAACAATGTGAAGCCTGGTCTGGTGAACGGAGCCGGGGCGGTCCCGGGGCCCCCGGGGCCCCCAGGGCCCCCAGGGCCCCCGGGCCAGACGGCCGGGCTGGGCCGAGCATGCGAAAGCTGCTACA CTACGAGCTCGTACCAGTGGTACTCCTGGGGCCCGCCCAACATGCAGTGTCGCTTGTGCGCCTCCTGCTGGACGTACTGGAAGAAATACGGCGGCCTGAAGATGCCCACGCGCCTGGACGGGGAGCGGCCAGGACCCAACCGCAGCAGCATA AGCCCCCACGGCCTGCCCCTCAGGCACAGCGGGAGCCCCAAGTTTGCGGTGAAGACCCGGCAGGCCTTCTACCTGCAGACCAGCCAGCTGACCCGGGCCGCCCGGCGGGTCTGCCAGGACCTGCTGCGGCCCCGCTACCTCGCCCGCCACCCCTACCTGCCCGTCAACACCACCGCCATCAAGGCCGAGT GTGCTGTCAGGTTGCCAGAGATGCCCAAAAACCCCGTTCCGTCCAAACAGAGCGTCCGGAAGCCTCTGGAAAGCGTGGTCAGATACCTAG AGGCGCACCCGTGCCCGCTGAAGGCTGACCCGCCGCGGGGCCCCACCATCTCCACGGGCAGCCTGACGCCCATCAAGTCGTCGCCCATCCTCAACAACGGCTCGCCCACCATTCTGGGCAAGAGGACGTACGAGCAGCACAACGGTCTCGACG gggccaagcccaaagcTCTGACCCCCCAGTGGGAGATAGTGTCCAAACGGACCTCCGTGGCTCCTCAAGAGGAGGTGCACGAACTGGACTGA